A genomic segment from Malus domestica chromosome 05, GDT2T_hap1 encodes:
- the LOC139196197 gene encoding uncharacterized protein, with translation MELLGKEEHEWQLGTSTGQDESKEELYGEELEVAIRMAECIYDLDGPDDLPENPKLVKFLCTEPDKLPPKVQDPLEVIDLGTEEDPRPIQINGLLETNDGAKIVYLLQEFKDCFAWHYTEMLGLDSTLVKHRMPIKEGYKPVKQAPRRMSKEIEKKVKEEIERLVKAGFVRPAKYVEWLANIVPVLKAITNAVRCCVDFRNINGATPKDEYHMPMADLSINAIAKHKVLSFMDGNVRYNQIKMAQEDIHKTAFRCPSHVGVYEYLVMSFGLKNAGATYQRAMNAIFHDLIGHNMEVYIDDIVVKSKTEEQHLIDLRQALTRMKIHKLKMNLKKCVFGVRAGNFLGFLVHQRGVEVDKNKSQKASGAGIVIINPQGVHHYYSFLLDYQRNINNQAEYKALIIGLEILIELGAMKVEVFDDSKLVINQLNGEYKCRHITMAGYYLATQLLSYWDFKVSVNHVPRESNLDTNEMAQIASGVPIQERRYGVDVEIQRRNLPSILERGFSLDVMVLETEMEDWRSPIIHHLKDLSSPTSKKNRQQPTKYVLWEENLLRKTLDGLLLKCLGQEESMRVMAEVHEGICGAHQAGTKMRGWAMDFIGQIYPYSSKGHTFIIVATDYFTKWVEASAVKTITSAAVKKFIETKILHRFGCPKP, from the exons atggaGCTCTTAGGAAAAGAAGAGCACGAATGGCAGCTAGGAACTTCGACCGGCCAGGATGAAAGCAAGGAAGAACTTTACGGAGAAGAATTGGAGGTGGCCATACGAATGGCCGAGTGCATATATGACTTGGATGGGCCAGACGACTTGCCCGAAAACCCGAAGTTAGTCAAATTTTTGTGTACAGAACCTGACAAGCTACCACCAAAAGTTCAGGATCCTttggaagttattgatctaGGGACAGAAGAAGATCCAAGACCTATACAAATCAATGGCTTATTAGAAACTAATGATGGGGCAAAGATTGTTTATCTTCTacaagaatttaaagattgttttgcttggcattatactGAGATGCTAGGTTTAGATTCAACCTTGGTGAAACacagaatgcccatcaaggagggatataaacctgttaagcaagcaccacgaaggatgtcaaaggaaatagaaaaaaaggtcaaagaagaaattgaaagacTAGTGAAAGCTGGATTTGTTAGACCTGCCAAATATGtagagtggttggccaacattgtacccgttttaaaagccATAACAAATGCAGTACGATGTTGCGTTGATTTcagaaatattaatggcgcCACACCAAAAGATGAATATCACATGCCCATGGCTGATCTATCCATAAATGCAATAGCAAAACataaagtcttatcttttatggatggaaatgtcaggtataatcagataaagatggcccaggaagatatacataaaacagcttttaggtgtcccaGTCATGTGGGGGTATATGAATATCTAGTCATGTCGTTTGGGCTCAAGAATGCTGGTGCAACCTACCAAAGGGCGATGAATGctatttttcatgatttgattGGCCATAACATGGAGGTGTACATCGATGACATCGTGGTGAAATCTAAAACAGAAGAGCAGCATCTGATAGACCTCAGGCAAGCATTAACAAGGATGAAGATCCATAAACTCAAGATGAATCTAAAGAAGTGCGTGTTTGGAGTAAGAGcgggcaacttcttgggattcctggttcatcaaagaggtgtagaagTGGACAAGAACAAGTCTCAG AAGGCTTCTGGAGCAGGGATTGTCATCATAAATCCCCAAGGGGTTCACCATTATTACTCGTTCCTTCTAGATTACCAAAGGAATATCAACAATCAGGCGGAGTATAAAGCCTTAATAATTGGCTTGGAGATCTTGATAGAGCTGGGGGCAATGAAGGTAGAGGTATTTGATGATTCAAAGTTAGTGATAAACCAGCTAAACGGAGAATacaagtgcagacatatcaccaTGGCTGGGTATTACTTGGCCACACAATTGTTGAGCTATTGGGATTTTAAAGTatcagttaatcatgttcccagGGAATCTAATCTAGATACCAATGAGATGGCGCAAATAGCCTCGGGAGTACCAATCCAGGAAAGAAGGTATGGAGTAGATGTCGAGATTCAAAGAAGAAATCTTCCTTCTATCCTAGAAAGGGGATTCAGTCTAGATGTAATGGTCCTAGAAACCGAGATGGAAGATTGGAGATCGCCTATCATTCATCATTTGAAAGATCTTTCTTCACCCACAAGCAAGAAAAATAGACAGCAACCAACTAAGTATGTCTTATGGGAGGAGAACCTGCTAAGGAAAACTCTGGATGGGCTACTACTGAAATGTCTAGGCCAAGAGGAATCTATGAGAGTAATGGCCGAGGTACATGAAGGGATATGTGGGGCACATCAAGCTGGAACGAAGATGAG aggatgggcaatggacttcatcgggcagatTTATCCATATTCTAGCAAGGGGCATactttcataattgtggcaactgattatttcaccaaatgggtagaagcctCAGCTGTAAAGACCATAACTTCAGCTGCAGTCAAGAAATTTATTGAGACCAAGATTCTGCACAGGTTTGGGTGCCCGAAACCATAG